In Phocoena phocoena chromosome 19, mPhoPho1.1, whole genome shotgun sequence, a genomic segment contains:
- the LOC136138609 gene encoding small ribosomal subunit protein eS27-like, with amino-acid sequence MPLSKDPLRPSPEEEKRKHKKKSLVQCPNSYFMDVKCPGCYKTTTVFGHAQTVVLCGGCFTVLCQPTEGKARLTEGCSFRRKQH; translated from the coding sequence ATGCCTCTCTCAAAGGATCCCCTTCGTCCCTCtccagaagaggagaagaggaaacacaagAAGAAGAGCCTGGTGCAGTGCCCTAATTCCTATTTCATGGATGTGAAATGCCCAGGATGCTATAAAACCACCACTGTCTTTGGCCATGCACAAACAGTAGTTCTGTGTGGTGGCTGTTTTACTGTCCTCTGCCAGCCCACAGAAGGAAAAGCAAGGCTTACCGAAGGATGCTCCTTCAGACGGAAGCAGCACTAA